A portion of the Acidobacteriota bacterium genome contains these proteins:
- the rsmD gene encoding 16S rRNA (guanine(966)-N(2))-methyltransferase RsmD, with product MKGVRITGGELRGRRLRAARSGTRPTTARAREAFFNIVGERISSGGSFLDLFAGTGVMSFEAVSRGASRVVAVERDRAAARQLEATAAEWESPIEVLREDVYKVLLRDHAGWDVVYADPPWDFDRWGRLLERLGAFSGIDGSTIVAVEHPSRNALESERGGLRLSRSASWGDTAISFYERTPKND from the coding sequence GTGAAAGGGGTTCGGATCACGGGAGGCGAGCTGCGAGGGCGCAGGCTCAGGGCCGCGCGGAGTGGAACGAGGCCGACAACCGCCCGTGCGCGAGAAGCCTTTTTCAACATCGTCGGCGAGCGGATCTCCTCCGGAGGATCTTTTCTCGATCTCTTCGCCGGAACCGGCGTGATGTCGTTCGAGGCGGTGTCGCGGGGTGCTTCCCGCGTCGTGGCGGTCGAACGCGACCGTGCCGCTGCCCGCCAGCTGGAGGCGACGGCGGCGGAATGGGAGAGCCCGATCGAGGTCCTGAGGGAAGACGTCTACAAAGTCCTTCTCAGAGATCACGCTGGCTGGGACGTCGTCTATGCCGATCCCCCCTGGGACTTCGATCGATGGGGCCGGCTTCTCGAGCGCCTGGGAGCATTCAGCGGAATCGACGGTTCGACCATCGTCGCCGTCGAGCATCCATCCCGCAATGCTCTCGAGAGCGAGCGAGGTGGTCTCCGCCTCAGCCGATCGGCGAGCTGGGGAGACACCGCCATCTCATTTTACGAACGGACCCCGAAGAATGATTGA
- a CDS encoding PhoH family protein, with protein sequence MSPTVNDTTASVLFGTNDDNVRAIERAFDVRINMRNGEVQVAGEPEKVSVVERLIDHLQILEQRGISIRPSSIRTAIRVLSEDPEADVVAFLAGDALSPEVSRIVKPRTVMQRRYLEAIEKMDMTFSIGPAGTGKTFLAVAVAAAQLSEKKVRRIILCRPAVEAGEKLGFLPGDLAEKINPYLRPLYDSLYDILGFERVGKLIEKNVIEVAPLAFMRGRTLSDAFIILDEAQNTTTEQMKMFLTRMGFGSKVVVTGDITQIDLPDGRRSGLREAWATLEGVDGIEFIHFTPKDVVRHPLVGRIVHAYDLREARRNTPDNAG encoded by the coding sequence ATGAGCCCAACCGTCAACGACACCACCGCATCCGTCCTGTTCGGCACCAACGACGACAACGTTCGAGCGATCGAGCGCGCGTTCGACGTTCGCATCAACATGCGAAACGGCGAGGTCCAGGTCGCCGGAGAGCCGGAGAAGGTATCCGTGGTCGAGCGCCTGATCGATCACCTTCAGATTCTCGAGCAACGGGGAATTTCGATCCGCCCGTCATCGATTCGGACCGCGATCCGCGTCCTGTCCGAAGACCCGGAGGCGGATGTCGTGGCATTTCTCGCGGGGGACGCCCTTTCGCCCGAAGTCTCGAGAATCGTCAAGCCGAGAACGGTAATGCAGCGCAGGTATCTCGAGGCGATCGAGAAGATGGACATGACCTTCTCGATCGGTCCTGCAGGCACGGGCAAGACCTTCCTCGCCGTCGCGGTCGCCGCCGCTCAGCTCAGCGAGAAGAAGGTCCGACGGATCATCCTCTGCCGGCCCGCCGTCGAGGCGGGGGAAAAACTCGGCTTTCTTCCGGGCGATCTCGCCGAGAAGATCAACCCGTATCTCCGTCCGCTCTACGACTCCCTCTACGACATCCTCGGGTTCGAGAGGGTCGGCAAGCTCATCGAGAAGAACGTCATCGAGGTCGCTCCTCTCGCATTCATGCGCGGGCGGACTCTCAGCGATGCATTCATCATTCTCGATGAAGCTCAGAACACCACGACCGAGCAGATGAAGATGTTTCTGACGCGAATGGGCTTCGGCTCCAAAGTCGTCGTCACCGGCGACATCACACAGATCGATCTTCCTGATGGTCGCAGAAGCGGACTCCGCGAGGCCTGGGCCACGCTCGAAGGTGTCGACGGGATCGAGTTCATCCATTTCACGCCGAAGGACGTCGTCAGGCATCCCCTCGTCGGACGAATCGTCCACGCCTACGATCTGAGGGAAGCGAGACGGAACACCCCGGACAATGCGGGTTGA
- the ybeY gene encoding rRNA maturation RNase YbeY, with protein sequence MRVDVVGRSVPGFPRREIRKFVNRCYKALIELGVTPDDRHTDVTVSLLGDSVMAELNHRWRGREGSTDILTFPSDEVSPDGALRPLGDLAISLPRARRQAADEKHSLATEIRYLLLHGMIHALGYDHETDDGEMSSLELEARRLVEL encoded by the coding sequence ATGCGGGTTGACGTCGTGGGCCGTTCGGTTCCCGGATTTCCCCGCCGCGAGATCCGCAAGTTCGTCAACCGTTGCTACAAGGCCCTCATCGAGCTCGGTGTCACGCCGGACGACCGACATACCGACGTGACCGTCTCGCTCCTGGGAGATTCCGTGATGGCCGAGCTCAATCATCGCTGGAGAGGCCGCGAGGGCTCGACCGACATCCTGACTTTTCCGTCCGACGAGGTCTCACCCGATGGTGCGCTCCGTCCGCTGGGCGATCTCGCGATCAGCCTGCCTCGCGCGCGGCGCCAGGCCGCCGATGAGAAGCATTCCCTTGCCACCGAGATCCGCTACCTTCTTCTTCACGGCATGATTCACGCCCTCGGATACGATCACGAAACCGACGATGGAGAAATGAGCTCACTCGAACTGGAAGCGCGTCGTCTCGTCGAGCTCTGA